One Acidobacteriota bacterium DNA window includes the following coding sequences:
- a CDS encoding zinc-dependent metalloprotease, whose product MHSLTRLRWAGVLLLIAVVTSPDLVWDGSGTAYAFQEEEGDEPQEGQRGSRGRRGGGEEEEKIKPYGEVITDKAETDEGIFKVHKIEDKYYYEIPRSEMGKDFLWVTTIAKTTLGVGYGGQRLDNRVVRWERRGDQILLRDVEYDIVADPGHPIALAVEAANNPAIIQAFAVKAEGGDDSSPTAVIEVTPLFSREVQEFSARSRLQARNMDRGRSFVDRIDSFPTNIEARATHTYTKPPESGGSGGRRGPQPSSRFRRGMDPGSATVQIHSSMVKLPEDPMMPRLHDERVGYFSVRQTDYSRPEHKAVERRYITRWRLQKKDPSAELSEPLEPIVYWVDPATPPQWIPYVKRGVEKWQAAFEEAGFKNAIICKEAPAPEEDPEWHPEDARYSVIRWLPSDIENASGPHVHDPRTGQILETDIQFYHNVQNLLRSWYFLQVGHLDERAQQFPFPDELMGVLLEYVVAHEVGHTLGFPHNMKASSTYPLEKVRDPEWVRTMSHTPTLMDYSRFNYVAQPEDGIPIEDLIPKIGPYDKWAVMWGYKPIPGASTPDEEKAVLDEWARAQDDKPWLRFSTDGSQGSDPGELTEAVGDADAVAASELGLKNLQRVADMLLDVTTQEGENWDDLDELYGRLLGQWVREMGHVAALVGGFDSQQIHGGQQGVRFQPVSRERQSEAVGFLNENAFVTPQWLIRKEILRRIEPAGVLERVGSAQRRVLGSLLSSNRFNRLVEQEALDPSVAYQPAQFLDDLRRGVFSELYQQSVQVDAYRRNLQRAYLELADSRLNGSDGADDDMRPFLRGELMEISSRAENSLSRAADTASRYHLQDVHDRIERILDPRFPSSDGSDAAGRFGGLDEQLDEETSCWPDLVIRP is encoded by the coding sequence ATGCATTCATTGACGCGCTTGAGATGGGCAGGGGTTTTGTTGTTGATCGCGGTTGTGACCTCTCCGGATCTGGTTTGGGACGGCTCGGGGACGGCTTACGCCTTTCAAGAAGAAGAAGGCGACGAACCGCAAGAAGGCCAGAGGGGTTCGCGGGGACGCCGTGGCGGTGGCGAGGAGGAGGAGAAGATCAAGCCCTACGGCGAAGTCATCACCGACAAGGCCGAGACCGACGAGGGCATCTTCAAGGTCCACAAGATCGAAGACAAGTACTACTACGAGATTCCTCGGTCGGAGATGGGCAAGGATTTCCTGTGGGTGACGACCATCGCCAAGACCACCCTGGGAGTCGGCTATGGAGGCCAGCGGCTGGACAACCGGGTGGTGCGCTGGGAGAGGCGCGGAGACCAGATTCTGCTGCGCGACGTGGAGTACGACATCGTGGCCGATCCCGGCCATCCCATCGCCCTGGCGGTGGAGGCCGCTAACAACCCCGCCATTATCCAAGCCTTCGCCGTCAAAGCCGAAGGGGGGGACGACTCATCTCCCACGGCCGTCATCGAGGTGACGCCGTTGTTTTCGCGCGAGGTGCAGGAATTCAGCGCGCGCTCCCGCTTGCAGGCCCGCAACATGGACCGCGGACGCTCTTTCGTCGACCGCATCGACTCCTTCCCCACCAACATCGAGGCGCGGGCCACCCACACCTACACCAAGCCGCCCGAGAGCGGCGGTTCAGGGGGACGGCGCGGACCTCAGCCATCCTCCCGCTTCAGGCGCGGCATGGATCCCGGCAGCGCCACCGTGCAGATTCATTCCAGCATGGTCAAGCTGCCCGAAGACCCCATGATGCCGCGGCTGCATGACGAGAGGGTGGGTTACTTCTCGGTGCGCCAGACCGACTACTCGCGTCCTGAGCACAAGGCCGTGGAACGGCGCTACATCACGCGCTGGCGGCTGCAGAAAAAGGACCCCTCGGCCGAGCTTTCCGAACCGCTCGAGCCCATCGTCTACTGGGTCGATCCGGCCACGCCGCCACAATGGATCCCCTACGTCAAGAGGGGAGTGGAGAAGTGGCAGGCGGCCTTCGAAGAGGCCGGATTCAAAAACGCCATCATCTGCAAAGAAGCGCCCGCGCCCGAAGAAGATCCCGAATGGCATCCCGAGGACGCCCGCTACTCGGTCATCCGCTGGCTGCCGTCGGACATCGAAAACGCCAGCGGACCTCATGTCCACGACCCCCGCACGGGGCAGATCCTGGAGACCGACATCCAGTTCTATCACAACGTCCAGAACCTGCTCCGATCGTGGTACTTCCTGCAGGTGGGGCATCTGGATGAGCGGGCCCAGCAGTTCCCCTTTCCCGACGAACTGATGGGGGTGCTGCTCGAGTACGTGGTGGCCCACGAGGTGGGACACACCCTGGGCTTTCCCCACAACATGAAGGCCAGCTCCACCTATCCGCTGGAAAAGGTGCGCGACCCGGAGTGGGTCAGGACCATGAGCCACACCCCCACCCTGATGGACTATTCCCGCTTCAACTACGTGGCTCAGCCCGAGGACGGGATTCCCATCGAAGACCTCATCCCCAAAATCGGCCCTTACGACAAATGGGCCGTCATGTGGGGCTACAAGCCCATCCCCGGGGCCTCCACTCCCGACGAGGAGAAGGCGGTGCTGGACGAGTGGGCCCGTGCCCAGGACGACAAGCCATGGCTGCGCTTTTCCACCGACGGAAGCCAGGGATCGGATCCGGGCGAGTTGACCGAGGCGGTGGGCGACGCCGACGCTGTGGCGGCCAGTGAGTTGGGACTCAAGAACCTGCAGCGGGTGGCCGACATGCTGCTCGACGTCACCACCCAAGAGGGTGAGAACTGGGATGACCTTGACGAACTCTACGGCCGCTTGCTGGGCCAATGGGTGCGGGAGATGGGTCACGTGGCGGCTCTGGTGGGCGGCTTCGACTCCCAGCAGATCCATGGGGGGCAGCAGGGCGTCCGCTTCCAGCCCGTTTCCAGGGAGCGCCAGTCGGAGGCCGTCGGCTTTCTCAACGAGAACGCCTTCGTAACGCCGCAATGGCTGATCCGCAAGGAGATTCTGCGCCGCATCGAACCGGCTGGAGTGCTGGAGCGCGTGGGCAGCGCCCAGAGACGCGTTCTGGGATCGCTCCTCAGTTCCAACCGCTTCAACCGGCTGGTGGAGCAGGAAGCGCTGGATCCCTCGGTGGCCTATCAGCCGGCTCAGTTCCTCGACGATTTGAGGCGAGGCGTCTTCAGCGAGCTCTACCAGCAGTCCGTGCAGGTCGATGCTTACCGACGCAACTTGCAGCGGGCCTATCTGGAACTGGCCGATTCACGGCTCAACGGCAGCGACGGCGCGGACGATGACATGCGTCCCTTCCTGCGCGGCGAACTGATGGAAATCAGCAGCCGGGCCGAGAACTCGCTGAGCCGGGCTGCCGACACGGCTTCGCGCTACCACTTGCAGGACGTCCACGACCGCATCGAGCGCATCCTCGACCCCCGCTTCCCGTCCTCGGACGGCTCCGATGCTGCCGGCCGGTTCGGCGGCCTTGATGAGCAGTTGGACGAGGAAACGTCCTGCTGGCCCGACCTCGTCATCCGACCCTAG
- a CDS encoding SRPBCC family protein, protein MSQRAPDFVYPIYIAASPEEVWQGLMDRDMTEAYWQHYNVSEWKPGARWEHVRADGSGEVDIAGRVVEVDPPRKLVITWAYPQDIDDESKLSRVTIIIEEMGSDCRLTVTHSQLEPGSDMEHGVTLGWPAVLCNLKTLLETGQTLSDELWAKIVEAAASQ, encoded by the coding sequence GTGTCACAAAGAGCCCCTGATTTTGTCTACCCAATCTACATCGCTGCCAGCCCCGAAGAGGTCTGGCAGGGCCTGATGGACCGCGACATGACCGAGGCCTACTGGCAGCACTACAACGTCTCGGAGTGGAAGCCGGGAGCCCGTTGGGAGCACGTGCGCGCCGACGGCAGCGGCGAGGTCGACATCGCCGGACGGGTGGTCGAGGTCGATCCGCCGCGAAAGCTGGTCATCACCTGGGCTTATCCCCAGGACATCGATGATGAGTCCAAGCTTTCGCGGGTCACCATCATCATCGAGGAAATGGGTTCGGACTGCCGCCTGACCGTCACCCACAGCCAACTGGAGCCGGGCTCGGACATGGAGCACGGCGTGACCCTGGGTTGGCCGGCGGTGCTGTGCAACCTGAAGACGCTGCTGGAGACCGGGCAGACTCTGTCCGACGAGCTATGGGCCAAGATCGTGGAAGCAGCAGCTTCGCAATAG